A genome region from Myripristis murdjan chromosome 16, fMyrMur1.1, whole genome shotgun sequence includes the following:
- the LOC115373645 gene encoding carcinoembryonic antigen-related cell adhesion molecule 5-like yields the protein MGTSVVPLIILGLISGLSHGAGVLPDNLNGAVGGSVFFTTTVTPSENPFLVVTWSFSNGSVDRNIITSTSSDVIGSGYENRITFDRSTGSLELRHLTMDDTGEYRIAITPDGGAQKTGACRLEIFMPVSNVVVTPSSTDLIEFNSSVSLSCSSSGSPRSYTWLNGSSEVTASEGVQITDGGSTLTIISVTRYDQGPFQCRVFNPVSHDISGPVSLSISFGPENTNMTLSPSQEYHEKGSDIILSCSAVSRPPAQFQWALNGAPLSDTGPELRLNNIQMKQSGNYSCQAHNTKTLRYQTSQPSRVTVLERVSAASITEPPVTPVEGKPVNLTCDAAGSVLTREWRKDGSPVSPGSNIILHDNNRVLSFSPLKRTDSGEYSCTASNPVSSAEAKYKMTVNFGPENVKVTGPNEIKVKQTLTLICSAESTPTATYIWMKNGTEIHTNSAEFTKSEIELSDGGEYTCQAGNNITGRTATSDVHRLSVGPQGLTIEKLKAGIFDGPQIRQLIRDPQFENSMNEVELEAWKAFVLVMKNFLGNIKARNYADLVTNMLTAFRNLGCNMSIKMHYLFSHMDRFPENLGSMSDEQGERFHQDIKEMEARYQGRWDAVMMADYCWTLKRDIPAAEHLRGKESLSAGAIAGITIACLIVVGGLVGGVVYYTLKRGWIKSL from the exons ATGGGAACCTCTGTTGTACCCTTGATCATCCTAGGACTCATCTCAG GTTTGAGCCATGGAGCCGGTGTGCTACCAGACAATTTGAATGGAGCAGTAggaggaagtgtttttttcaccacaaCAGTGACTCCATCAGAAAACCCATTCCTGGTAGTGACTTGGAGTTTTAGTAATGGTAGTGTCGACAGAAATATAATAACATCGACCAGCTCAGATGTTATTGGATCAGGATATGAAAACAGGATCACTTTCGACAGATCAActggatctctggagctcaggcATCTCACCATGGACGACACTGGAGAATACAGAATTGCAATAACTCCAGATGGAGGAGCACAGAAGACAGGAGCCTGCAGACTGGAGATATTCA TGCCAGTGTCCAATGTCGTGGTAACTCCCAGCAGCACAGACTTGATAGAGTTCAACAGCTCAGTCAGcctgtcctgctcctcctctggctcCCCTCGCTCCTACACCTGGCTGAATGGCAGCTCTGAGGTGACAGCCAGTGAGGGAGTTCAGATCACTGATGGAGGCTCCACTCTCACTATAATCAGTGTGACCCGCTATGACCAGGGACCGTTCCAGTGTCGTGTGTTCAATCCCGTCAGTCATGACATCAGTGGCCCAGTATCTCTCTCCATCAGCT TTGGTCCAGAAAACACTAACATGACGCTATCTCCGTCACAAGAATACCATGAGAAAGGGTCAGACATCATCCTGTCCTGCTCAGCTGTCTCCAGGCCTCCTGCCCAGTTTCAGTGGGCTCTGAACGGAGCCCCGCTCTCTGATACTGGACCAGAGCTCAGACTGAACAACATTCAGATGAAACAGAGTGGTAACTACAGCTGTCAGGCCCATAACACTAAAACTCTGAGATATCAAACATCTCAGCCCTCCCGTGTCACTGTGCTGG AGAGAGTCTCAGCTGCTTCAATCACAGAACCACCAGTCACACCAGTTGAGGGGAAACCAGTCAACTTAACCTGTGATGCTGCCGGCTCTGTCCTCACCAGAGAGTGGAGGAAGGACGGATCCCCTGTGAGCCCGGGCAGCAACATCATCCTCCATGACAATAACAGAGTTTTGTCCTTTAGCCCTCTGAAGAGAACAGACAGCGGAGAATACTCCTGTACAGCCAGCAACCCAGTCAGCTCTGCTGAAGCTAAATACAAGATGACTGTCAACT TTGGACCAGAGAATGTTAAAGTCACGGGTCCAAATGAGATAAAAGTCAAACAGACCCTAACACTAATCTGCTCTGCCGAGTCCACGCCGACTGCGACCTACATCTGGATGAAGAATGGGACAGAGATTCATACGAATTCTGCTGAGTTCACTAAATCAGAAATTGAACTCTCTGACGGTGGAGAATACACCTGTCAAGCAGGAAATAATATCACTGGGAGAACGGCGACATCTGACGTGCATCGATTGTCTGTAGGCCCACAAG GATTAACCATAGAGAAGTTGAAAGCTGGCATCTTTGATGGTCCTCAAATCCGTCAGCTCATCAGAGATCCTCAGTTTGAAAACTCAATGAACGAAGTGGAACTGGAAGCATGGAAGGCTTTTGTTCTGGTCATGAAGAACTTTCTTGGCAACATCAAGGCCAGGAACTATGCAGACCTTGTCACCAATATGCTGACTGCTTTCAGAAACCTTGGATGCAACATGAGCATCAAAATGCATTACTTATTCTCACATATGGATCGGTTTCCTGAGAATCTGGGATCAATGAGTgatgagcagggagagagattcCATCAGGACATAAAAGAGATGGAGGCCAGGTATCAGGGACGCTGGGATGCAGTCATGATGGCTGATTActgctggactctgaagagagaCATCCCTGCTGCTGAGCATTTGAGGG GGAAAGAAAGTCTCTCAGCTGGTGCCATCGCTGGAATAACGATTGCATGTCTGATAGTTGTTGGAGGGCTGGTTGGTGGGGTTGTGTACTATACGTTGAAAAGAGG